A stretch of the Vigna radiata var. radiata cultivar VC1973A chromosome 7, Vradiata_ver6, whole genome shotgun sequence genome encodes the following:
- the LOC106767079 gene encoding probable LRR receptor-like serine/threonine-protein kinase At4g36180 — translation MLSLTLTSSHFHLLLTLSLFLTSFVTDSATHWSDTQLLKELKNNLHPASITPGSCIFSWDFSYDPCDNLFTDKFTCGFRCDAVVSGTTRLTELTLDPAGYSGTLSATWNLPYLQTLDVSNNFFSGPIPDSFSNLTRLTRLVLSKNSLTGTIPSSLSSLSNLQELYLDNNNLQGPIPLTFNRLTNLKRLEMQSNKLNGVLPSLSSLNNLYYLDLSFNLFTGGFPSALPESLVQISMRNNSLSGALEPESLRNLNYLEVVDLTANRLNGVVPFALFELPSLQQVALSFNEFSHLEAPYALEMQSGVIAVDLSNNELGGFLPLFPALMPRLSSLSFENNKFVGMIPIQYALKTVFPEAGIAPFERLLLGGNYLFGAIPSPLMALQPGSAMVRLVDNCLYRCPISFFFCQGAQQKSFEECKRFSRFIP, via the coding sequence ATGCTCTCTCTCACACTCACTTCCTCtcactttcatcttcttctcactctctCACTGTTCCTAACCTCATTCGTTACCGATTCAGCCACGCATTGGAGCGACACCCAACTTCTCAAGGAACTAAAGAACAACCTTCACCCTGCTTCCATTACCCCAGGCTCTTGCATCTTCTCCTGGGACTTCTCCTATGATCCCTGCGACAACCTCTTCACTGACAAGTTCACCTGCGGCTTCAGGTGCGACGCCGTCGTTTCCGGAACCACTCGGCTCACCGAACTCACACTCGATCCCGCTGGTTACTCCGGCACGCTCTCCGCCACCTGGAACCTCCCCTACCTCCAAACTCTCGACGTCTCAAACAACTTCTTCTCAGGCCCAATCCCCGATTCCTTCTCCAACCTCACTCGGTTGACTCGACTCGTTTTATCGAAAAACTCCCTCACCGGAACTATACCCTCTTCCTTATCCTCCCTCTCTAACCTTCAAGAGCTTTACCTCGACAACAACAACCTCCAAGGACCAATCCCCCTCACTTTTAACCGCCTCACCAACCTTAAACGCCTCGAAATGCAGTCCAACAAGCTAAACGGTGTCCTTCCCAGTTTGAGCTCTCTGAACAATCTTTACTACTTGGACCTAAGTTTCAATCTTTTCACCGGAGGGTTCCCCTCCGCCCTGCCGGAATCTCTGGTCCAGATTTCAATGCGGAACAACAGCTTAAGTGGCGCGTTGGAACCCGAATCTCTGAGGAACTTGAACTACTTGGAAGTAGTGGATTTGACTGCCAACAGGTTAAACGGTGTCGTTCCGTTTGCGCTATTCGAGCTTCCCTCGTTGCAGCAGGTGGCGCTCTCTTTCAACGAGTTCTCGCACCTGGAAGCGCCTTACGCTTTGGAAATGCAAAGCGGAGTTATAGCGGTTGATCTGAGCAACAACGAGCTTGGGGGGTTTCTGCCGTTGTTCCCGGCGTTGATGCCGAGGCTTTCGTCTCTGTCGTTTGAGAACAATAAGTTCGTAGGAATGATTCCGATCCAGTACGCGTTGAAGACAGTTTTCCCCGAGGCTGGGATAGCTCCGTTCGAGAGGCTTCTGTTGGGGGGAAACTACTTGTTTGGAGCTATTCCGAGTCCTCTAATGGCGCTTCAACCGGGTTCTGCCATGGTGAGGCTTGTTGATAATTGCTTGTATAGGTGTCCTATCAGTTTCTTCTTTTGTCAGGGAGCTCAACAAAAGTCATTTGAAGAATGTAAGAGATTTAGCCGCTTCATTCCCTAG
- the LOC106765922 gene encoding LRR receptor-like serine/threonine-protein kinase GSO1, producing MKRETIMLLLIFWSLTLISEPCHVVDKEALLEFKSRITSDPSKLLDSWTPSSDCCHSWEGIACGSTGRVINLTRIGVVFDVDDIPLETYMSGTLSPYLGNLSALQVLDLSNLKQLHGPIPSELAKLSHLTKLFLYSNQLSGRVPASFENLSRLQSLYLDNNQLFGNVPFSVFASFNSLLELGLSGNRLSGAIPSSVGRMVFLTRLHLHQNNFHGNIPSSIGNLANLKDLDFSFNQISGRIPESIGRLSQLVFLDLMHNNLSGNLPFSIGDLSSLKFCSLAANKLTGVLPYSIGKLGNVRRVILENNKLTGMLPSTIGHLASLTDLFFANNEFSGKIPPSFGNLVNLQTLDFSRNQFSGLLPPQLAKLQSLQTLDLSFNPLGLAKVPKWISKLRVFQLKLAQTGINGQLPKWLAYSSVTTLDLSSNALTGKLPWWIGNMTRLSFLNLSNNQFHSSIPVAFMGLSSLMDLDLHSNKLTGSLRAVFEKEVQFSLGHFNSVDLSNNKFCGPIDDNIGQKASMSSIKSLALSHNPLGGSIPKSIGKLRELEILDLEDSGLSGNIPEELGDAETLTKINLSKNKLSGNIPEKVLNLKKLEEFDVSRNRLRGRIPPHKAMFPISAFVGNRGLCGPPLPPCKLRYR from the exons ATGAAAAGGGAGA CCATAATGTTGCTTCTCATTTTCTGGTCTCTTACCTTAATTTCGGAGCCATGTCACGTGGTGGACAAAGAAGCATTACTAGAATTCAAGAGCAGGATCACCTCTGACCCTTCAAAACTGCTAGATTCCTGGACACCTTCCTCTGACTGCTGCCACAGTTGGGAAGGCATCGCATGTGGTTCCACTGGCAGGGTCATCAACCTTACTAGAATCGGCGTCGTGTTCGACGTTGATGACATCCCTCTCGAAACCTACATGTCAGGAACGTTGTCACCTTATCTTGGAAACTTGTCTGCTCTGCAAGTTTTGGACCTTAGCAATCTGAAGCAGTTGCATGGTCCAATACCATCAGAACTTGCCAAGCTATCCCACTTGACTAAACTTTTTCTCTATTCAAACCAGCTCTCAGGTAGGGTACCCGCGTCTTTCGAAAACCTTTCACGGCTTCAGAGTTTGTACCTCGATAACAATCAATTGTTTGGTAATGTTCCTTTTTCTGTCTTTGCCTCCTTCAACTCTCTTTTAGAACTTGGTTTATCTGGGAACAGGCTTTCTGGGGCTATACCTTCTTCCGTTGGAAGAATGGTATTTCTCACTAGGCTTCAccttcatcaaaacaattttcatgGAAACATTCCTTCTAGCATTGGAAATCTTGCAAACCTCAAGGACTTGGATTTCTCTTTTAATCAGATTAGTGGAAGAATCCCAGAGTCTATCGGGAGACTTTcacaattggtttttctggaccTCATGCATAATAATCTCTCAGGAAACCTCCCTTTTTCTATTGGGGATTTAAGTTCTCTGAAGTTTTGCAGTTTAGCAGCGAACAAGCTAACAGGTGTTTTGCCTTATTCCATTGGAAAACTCGGCAATGTGCGTAGGGTAATCCTTGAGAACAATAAACTCACTGGGATGTTACCTTCCACCATTGGCCATCTAGCTAGTTTAACTGATTTATTTTTCGCAAACAATGAATTCAGTGGCAAAATTCCACCTTCCTTTGGCAATTTAGTCAACCTGCAAACACTAGATTTCTCAAGAAACCAATTTTCTGGTCTACTTCCCCCTCAACTTGCTAAACTACAGAGTTTGCAAACTTTAGACTTGTCATTCAACCCATTAGGACTAGCCAAAGTACCCAAGTGGATATCCAAGTTAAGAGTTTTTCAGTTGAAATTGGCCCAGACAGGGATCAATGGTCAACTTCCAAAGTGGCTTGCATATTCATCAGTGACAACCCTTGATTTGTCAAGCAATGCATTGACGGGGAAATTGCCATGGTGGATTGGAAACATGACTCGCCTTTCCTTCCTGAACCTGTCAAACAACCAGTTTCATTCGTCAATCCCAGTGGCATTCATGGGCCTTTCTTCTCTGATGGACCTTGACCTCCATTCCAATAAGCTCACAGGATCCCTGAGAGCGGTGTTTGAGAAAGAGGTTCAATTTTCGCTAGGCCATTTCAACTCTGTCGACCTATCTAACAACAAGTTTTGCGGTCCCATTGACGACAACATTGGACAAAAGGCCTCAATGAGTTCAATCAAATCTCTTGCATTGTCACACAACCCGTTGGGAGGATCTATACCAAAGTCAATTGGGAAACTGAGAGAATTGGAGATTCTGGACCTTGAAGACAGTGGACTCTCAGGGAATATACCTGAAGAGCTTGGTGATGCCGAAACGTTAACAAAGATTAATCTTTCAAAGAACAAATTAAGTGGCAACATACCAGAGAAGGTCCTAAATTTGAAGAAACTTGAAGAGTTCGATGTGTCAAGAAACAGACTCAGAGGGAGGATCCCTCCACATAAGGCCATGTTTCCTATTTCAGCTTTTGTGGGTAATCGAGGATTGTGTGGACCACCTCTTCCTCCTTGTAAACTTCGTTATAGATAA